From the genome of Neomonachus schauinslandi chromosome 1, ASM220157v2, whole genome shotgun sequence:
TATATGCAGACTTCCACCACCACATATCTAGCACCTAAGTTTTCTAGAAGTGACTGGGTAATAATCACTTTCTAGGTTTTTAAATTCATTGACCTAATTTTCTATtcaattctccaaagaaacagcCTGCTACCACCTATGCTTCTAGGACCAAAAGAGACACCCAGCTGAGATCTCTTCACCTGATATTGAATGGAGTTTAGTATTTTTGCTATACTTTGAGAATGTGGAGTCTGTTCCTACCATAGATCACTGAAAACTCAAAGTTTCCTTGGAGAAATTATTAATATCAAAATAGCTCTAGTACTCAAGTGCACTTTAAACAGAAAAGCTTGTAAATTTTAAAGGCAGATAAGAAAGTAAATGTTTAACTAGGATAGTATAACTTTATTTTACATACTTCTGTTTAGAAAGGGAGGCCTTGAAAGTGAACCCAAACAAGCCAAATGTAGGGGtgggtgttttaatttttttttttttttaaactattttcttgGACTTAGTTTTCTCCAAGCTTACTAGAAACTTacttaaaggggggaaaaaagcacttGGCTCTATTAAGCATCCTACCATGTTACAAAAGCGGGTGTTCGGTGATTCTTGCATCCTCACAAGCTTGTATCTCCATTCTGCTTGAACTCAGATAAAATATTCAGGGTCATGTCTTCACTCTTGGATTGCAAATTCGCCTCACTTCTTCTGGAAGCTTTCCTAGTGGCTCTGGAGAGTCTCCTCCTGAAAGTATCTCCTGCCAAGAAATAGAGAATGGGGTCCACACAACTGTTGAGACTTGCTAGACCTCTTGTCACCTGATAAGTGGCATAAACCCTGTCATTGAAAGCACACATTTCCGGGGTCTGAAAATCCAGCCGGGCCCTCAAATTCATCGTTTTCATCACATGGAAAGGGATGTAAGAGACAGCGAAGACAGTCAGTACAATAATCACCAGGTAAATGGACTTCCTCCTCAGAGGTGAGTTGTCCAGGTCGTTGTAGATCAAAGCCCTCACAATTAATCCGTAACAGCCCAGAATCAATACCAAGGGGACACAGAACATGGCCACGGTTGTGCACATGCTGTAGATGAAATAACTCCGCAGGTACTCATCGGAGGTGGTGTCGTAGCAGGTGACGGTTTTGTTTTTCCGGACCTGGGTGCCTGAGTAGAAGAAGATGGGGGAGATGCCCACCACCACGATGAGCCACACCAGCACGCTGATATAGACCGCGTTCTTCTTCTTGAGCCGGCCCAGAGACTTGAGCGGGTACACCACGCCGCTGTACCGGTGCGCGCTGATGCAGGTTAGGAACAGGATGCTGCCGTAGAGGTTCACATGGAAGATGAACCTCTGCAGCTTGCACATGGCATCCCCAAAGATCCAGTCCGTCTTATTGAAGTAGTAGAAGATGAGCGCGGGCAGTGTCAGCACGTACAAGAAGTCGGCCAGGGCCAAGTTGAACATGTACACGGAGATGCCGCTCCACGGCTTCATATGGAAGACGAACATCCAGATCGCCACGCTGTTGCCCAAGAAGCCGATAAGGAACACCAAGATGTAGACAGCCGGCAGGTAGTAGAACTGGAAGCCCGTCTTGGTCAGCGAGCATGCGAATGAGGCTGCTGCGACAGCAGCGGTGGAGGCTGCGGTGCTGTTCCTCCAGGGCAAACCCTGGCCGGCCAGGAAGGTAGCGTCCGTCCCATTGGGGACAGCCGGCCACAGCACCTCGGTCATTCTCTCCTTCCCCGACTTACGCGGCGGCTCCTAGGGGCAAGCAGCGGCGAGAGGGCGGCAGCGGTGAAGGGCGCGCAGAGCATCGGAAAAGCGAGGGAGCGGAAGGGAGCGGGCGCCTGGGAGCCCCACCGGAGGGGACACACACCGGCTCACCCACACCGGCTCCAGCCCCGCGTTCGCCGCGGGCCATGAAATCTGCTCGGGGCCGCGACCAAGCCAGGCTGGCTGCCGGGCCAGCAACTTCCCCGTCCGTCTGGTCAGTGCCGAGGTTAACACAACCGGGCGCACAAGACACGGCCACCGACAACTTTCCGACTGCACTTTCCCGAGGGTTCGCGGGTCCTCACGGGAGAGCGGAGACTGTGCTGGGGGGTTCAGCGAGGAGGTAGAGCCCAACTCGCAGTACTGCGTTCCGGCATGGGGAAGGCACTCCCCAGCCTTCTTTCCCCAAAGATCAACTTCCTTTGGGCatcttctttctctctacctTGAAAGCAAGCAGCTCATTTCAGGGGGCCCGCGCTGCTTCCATCCCAGTCCCTGCGCTCGCTCAGCCTCTGGGGGCCATCGGAGCGCGCGTTACTGCAGACCCGCGCGCCTCTGAATCGCGTAGTGTTCAGCCTCAGTGCAGCTCAGGGCCCCTCCTCAAGGCCCTGCTCCGGGGAGTGCGGGGGGCAGGCGGCTCCCCGCGAGGATGGGCGGGGTTTGGGCACCCGGGTGAGTCCGGGCTCCCAGGAGGCTAGGGGCGTGCCTCGGCGGAGCCAGCCCGCTGCCCGCCAGAGCTTTTCAGAGAGTCCGCCTGGAGCCAGGGGAGTCTTCTATGGAGCAGATCTTCACGGTGCCCGGGAGcgctcagcctctgcccctccgctGCTCCCAGAGGCGTGGAGGGTGAGGGGGCGCCTGGTCCGCCTGGCTGCTGGGGAGCG
Proteins encoded in this window:
- the P2RY1 gene encoding P2Y purinoceptor 1 encodes the protein MTEVLWPAVPNGTDATFLAGQGLPWRNSTAASTAAVAAASFACSLTKTGFQFYYLPAVYILVFLIGFLGNSVAIWMFVFHMKPWSGISVYMFNLALADFLYVLTLPALIFYYFNKTDWIFGDAMCKLQRFIFHVNLYGSILFLTCISAHRYSGVVYPLKSLGRLKKKNAVYISVLVWLIVVVGISPIFFYSGTQVRKNKTVTCYDTTSDEYLRSYFIYSMCTTVAMFCVPLVLILGCYGLIVRALIYNDLDNSPLRRKSIYLVIIVLTVFAVSYIPFHVMKTMNLRARLDFQTPEMCAFNDRVYATYQVTRGLASLNSCVDPILYFLAGDTFRRRLSRATRKASRRSEANLQSKSEDMTLNILSEFKQNGDTSL